One Drosophila willistoni isolate 14030-0811.24 chromosome 2R unlocalized genomic scaffold, UCI_dwil_1.1 Seg167, whole genome shotgun sequence DNA segment encodes these proteins:
- the LOC6644088 gene encoding vacuolar fusion protein MON1 homolog A — protein MEIEQTSVSVATSDTNSTSEYLDAEGESEEIHSSENETFYPEEADRGDNEAEQQQHSIILELRDELGTRPQGVTPEPADSNKELAASVESLALSSSTSAKTEDSQSVHQMHLDDDQHDYQHDSVWRGQKKHIFILSEAGKPIYSLHGNEDKLVTLFGVIQALVSFVQLGQDAITSIHAGGIKFAFMQRNSLILVAATRTNMSVQQMQLQLSDVYNQILSTLTYSHMNKIFEKRKNFDLRRLLSGSERLIFNLLANDSSNARVSNNIFTFLTNSIRVFPLTTAVRSQIVSAIQSNCSKIKNLVFAVLIAQNKLIALVRMKKYSIHPADLRLIFNLIECSESFKTSENWTPICLPKFDMNGYLHAHVSYLSDDCQACLLLLSVDRDAFFTLSEAKAKITEKLRKNNCLKAIDDELKQPFNAKLYQQVLGVPELRHFLYKPKNTAQLLCPMLRHPYKAITEFERLEAIYCSLLHRIHNNWRPLKLIYEVKEQEVVLAWATGTYELYAVFEPVVDKATVIKYVDKLIKWIEKEYDVYFIRNHATF, from the exons ATGGAAATTGAACAGACTTCAGTAAGTGTGGCCACTTCTGATACAAATTCCACCTCAGAGTATCTGGATGCCGAAGGTGAATCCGAGGAGATTCATAGTAGCGAAAATGAAACCTTTTACCCAGAGGAGGCGGATCGTGGTGATAATGAAGctgagcagcagcaacatagTATTATATTAGAATTGCGAGACGAACTGGGCACAAGGCCCCAAGGAGTTACTCCGGAACCAGCAGATAGCAACAAGGAATTGGCTGCCTCAGTAGAATCACTGGCATTGAGCAGCTCTACGAGTGCCAAGACTGAGGATAGTCAAAGTGTCCACCAGATGCATCTAGATGACGATCAGCATGATTATCAGCACGACAGCGTCTGGCGTGGCCAAAAGAAGCATATATTCATATTAAGCGAAGCAGGCAAACCTATTTATTCCCTACACGGCAACGAGGATAAATTGGTGACACTTTTTGGGGTTATCCAAGCACTGGTTAGTTTCGTTCAATTGGGCCAAGACGCCATTACCTCAATACACGCGGGGGGCATTAAATTTGCCTTCATGCAAAGGAATTCTTTAATTCTCGTGGCAGCTACAAGAACCAATATGAGTGTTCAGcaaatgcaactgcaactgaG CGATGTGTACAATCAAATCCTTTCAACTCTGACCTACTCTCACATGAACAAAATCTTTGAAAAACGCAAGAACTTTGATTTGCGACGTCTTCTCTCTGGCAGTGAGCGActcatttttaatttgttaGCCAATGATAGTAGTAATGCTAGGG TGTCAAATAATATTTTCACATTTCTCACCAATTCCATTAGAGTCTTTCCTCTGACGACTGCCGTAAGGTCTCAGATAGTGTCGGCCATTCAGAGTAACTgctcaaaaatcaaaaatctgGTCTTTGCCGTACTGATAGCCCAGAATAAATTGATTGCTTTGGTGCGCATGAAGAAATATTCGATACATCCTGCCGATTTACgtttaatattcaatttaattgaatgCTCCGAGTCCTTTAAAACATCAGAGAACTGGACTCCAATCTGTTTACCCAAATTCGATATGAATGGCTATTTGCATGCTCATGTCTCATATTTATCTGATGATTGCCAGGCCTGTCTCTTGCTCCTATCGGTGGATCGTGATGCCTTCTTCACTTTATCGGAGGCCAAGGCCAAAATAACAGAGAAACTGCGAAAAAATAATTGCCTAAAAGCCATCGATGATGAGCTGAAGCAGCCTTTTAACGCAAAACTCTATCAACAAGTTTTAGGAGTGCCCGAACTAAGGCATTTCCTTTATAAACCCAAAAACACCGCTCAGCTGTTATGTCCCATGCTCAGGCATCCATACAAGGCCATAACAGAGTTTGAACGTCTTGAGGCCATCTATTGCAGTCTTCTGCATCGAATCCATAACAATTGGAGACCGCTTAAACTCATTTATGAGGTGAAGGAACAGGAAGTAGTTCTCGCTTGGGCCACTGGCACCTATGAGCTTTACGCTGTATTTGAGCCAGTCGTTGACAAGGCCACCGTGATTAAATATGTGGATAAACTGATTAAATGGATTGAAAAGGAGTACGATGTCTACTTTATACGAAATCATGCAACATTCTGA
- the LOC6644089 gene encoding 28S ribosomal protein S2, mitochondrial translates to MLRKSFISLPRLSQLCGVQRRFQTTHAARVESEAEPAVTADSEPEDIAVIEQKILKHPDYFNVHNLFTVRDLFNARVHYGHKEGSLDDRMRPYLYGNRLGHLIFDLDKTAAHLRDALNFVAHIAFRDGIILFFNRNALNSHLVEQKALEAGEFSHTRFWRGGIFTNANVQFDAVTRLPDLCIFLNTQNNVLSQHTAVRDAAKMAIPTVGIVDSNCNPNLITYPVPGNDDSPAAVELYCNLFKEAILRGKRKRRELLGLPPLEEKLLATRRQRKTK, encoded by the exons ATGTTGAGAAAATCGTTCATTTCCC TGCCCCGATTAAGTCAATTGTGTGGAGTGCAGCGACGGTTTCAAACCACACATGCAGCCCGAGTCGAAAGTGAAGCTGAACCTGCAGTCACAGCGGATTCAGAACCAGAAGACATAGCAGTGATTGAGCAAAAGATTCTAAAGCATCCCGATTACTTCAATGTTCACAATCTTTTCACTGTGCGTGACTTGTTTAATGCACGGGTACACTATGGCCACAAGGAGGGTTCTCTCGATGACCGAATGCGTCCGTATTTGTATGGCAATCGGTTGGGACATCTAATATTTGATTTAGACAAGACAGCTGCACACCTTCGCGATGCCCTTAACTTTGTGGCTCACATAGCTTTCCGGGACGGTATCATATTGTTCTTTAATCGCAACGCGCTCAACTCGCATTTGGTAGAGCAAAAGGCTTTGGAGGCTGGCGAATTCTCGCACACACGCTTCTGGCGAGGCGGCATCTTCACCAACGCCAATGTGCAGTTCGATGCAGTTACACGGTTGCCAGATCTCTGCATTTTCCTAAATACACAAAACAATGTCCTGAGCCAGCATACAGCTGTTAGGGATGCCGCCAAAATGGCCATTCCGACTGTGGGTATTGTGGATAGCAATTGTAATCCCAATTTGATCACCTATCCAGTGCCTGGAAATGACGATTCGCCCGCAGCAGTAGAACTATATTGCAACCTATTCAAAGAAGCCATCTTGCGGGGAAAACGGAAGCGTCGTGAATTATTGGGCCTCCCGCCTTTGGAGGAGAAGTTGCTGGCCACTCGTCGTCAGCGCAAAACCAAATAG
- the LOC6644090 gene encoding trithorax group protein osa — protein sequence MSENSPAKAENGGGDEEKEAVKPTPSGTLKMSFADWKKCKEALNPDTSEKGQQGTSKGEGRGGGRKNQQRNDRNNSGGNSGGSGNSRNHHQDRNTFHQPLCRPPPMPIQLLSMNIGGGFGGNFGPQCGPPMMPPMNMGMGMGPGPGHGHGHGPGPNSGRRQRNQNHRPLQPPPFWEDMMSPQHRPPPIQPPMPKCPSLWNLVPKDKDKQRSPNDKYKPKNKNNTKKINNDAKLMPPPPPPPPPQSSSCSGGGGDNSSVSSSNGGQPAQKKKKAGGTFVQVNGQWVQKPEAPLPLEEAPPGTKEERQRQWKEYRQAMKPFKNREFHNWKRTVQRLSKIPRDQLDEQQLERLQKAEEYIGAHRAMLTIKHAERWVQQGSGSENSDAVGQQGQVYVRRPANSSSFWDQQKQGSHGFQRAAPAKKQFFGTGRAIKGSIGSGNILDSPLVTPPIGQYNQSSNYFGLEAGAGSTSVGADGAAMDAGAGTSRASGGLASSFYSNYSSNFVKGDTLLPP from the coding sequence ATGTCGGAAAATTCGCCTGCAAAAGCTGAAAATGGAGGAGGagatgaagaaaaagaagccgtGAAGCCGACTCCGAGTGGCACTTTGAAGATGTCATTTGCAGATTGGAAGAAATGCAAGGAAGCCTTAAACCCGGATACCTCGGAAAAGGGTCAGCAGGGGACTTCAAAGGGAGAAGGCAGAGGCGGTGGACGGAAAAATCAGCAGAGAAATGACAGAAACAATTCTGGTGGAAACTCGGGAGGTAGTGGGAATTCGAGGAATCATCATCAGGATAGGAATACATTTCATCAACCCTTATGTAGACCTCCACCAATGCCAATTCAATTGCTATCTATGAACATAGGAGGCGGATTTGGTGGAAATTTTGGACCACAATGCGGCCCTCCCATGATGCCGCCAATGAacatgggcatgggcatgggccCAGGCCctggacatggacatggacatggaccTGGTCCTAATTCCGGGCGAAGGCAACGCAATCAGAATCATCGACCATTACAGCCACCACCGTTTTGGGAGGATATGATGTCGCCACAACATCGTCCGCCTCCCATACAGCCTCCAATGCCGAAATGTCCAAGTCTCTGGAATCTAGTACCCAAGGACAAGGATAAGCAGAGAAGTCCCAATGATAAgtataaaccaaaaaataaaaataacaccaagAAGATCAATAACGATGCTAAGCTTATGCCACctccaccaccgccaccacctcCTCAGTCATCATCCTGTTCAGGTGGCGGGGGCGATAATTCATCAGTCAGCTCCTCTAATGGTGGTCAACCAgcacagaaaaagaaaaaagctgGTGGAACTTTCGTACAAGTCAATGGTCAGTGGGTCCAAAAGCCAGAAGCCCCTTTGCCATTAGAGGAGGCTCCTCCTGGCACCAAAGAGGAACGTCAACGTCAGTGGAAGGAATATCGCCAGGCAATGAAACCATTTAAGAATCGGGAGTTCCATAATTGGAAGCGGACGGTGCAGCGGCTAAGCAAAATTCCACGAGATCAGCTGGATGAGCAGCAATTGGAACGTCTTCAAAAAGCTGAAGAATACATTGGAGCCCACAGGGCCATGTTGACAATTAAGCATGCAGAGCGTTGGGTTCAACAGGGATCGGGAAGTGAGAACAGTGACGCCGTTGGACAACAGGGACAAGTCTATGTACGACGACCAGCCAATTCGTCGTCTTTTTGGGATCAGCAAAAACAGGGTTCGCATGGATTTCAGCGTGCTGCGCCAGCGAAGAAGCAATTTTTCGGCACTGGTCGTGCTATTAAGGGTTCAATTGGTAGCGGCAATATTTTGGATTCTCCATTGGTTACGCCACCTATTGGCCAATATAATCAGAGCTCAAATTACTTTGGACTGGAGGCTGGCGCGGGATCAACAAGTGTGGGTGCAGATGGAGCGGCCATGGATGCTGGTGCTGGCACTAGTCGTGCTTCCGGCGGCTTAGCCTCATCATTCTATAGCAACTACAGTTCCAATTTTGTCAAAGGCGATACATTACTGCCGCCCTAG